The following proteins come from a genomic window of Heyndrickxia acidicola:
- a CDS encoding DNA-directed RNA polymerase subunit alpha, with the protein MIEIEKPKIETVEVNDDAKYGKFVVEPLERGYGTTLGNSLRRILLSSLPGAAVTSIQIDSVMHEFSTIEGVVEDVTSIILNIKKLALKIYSDEEKTLEIDVQGEGVVTAADITHDSDVEILNPDLYIATLGKNAHFRMRMSAVRGRGYTPADQNKREDHPIGVIPIDSIFTPVQRVNYQIENTRVGQMTNYDKLSLDVWTDGSIGPKEAISLGAKILTEHLNIFVGLTDEAQNAEIMVEKEEDQKEKVLEMTIEELDLSVRSYNCLKRAGINTVQELANKTEEDMMKVRNLGRKSLEEVKAKLEELGLGLRKDD; encoded by the coding sequence CGTAGAGCCGCTTGAGCGTGGATATGGTACTACTTTGGGTAACTCCTTACGTCGTATCCTATTATCCTCACTCCCAGGTGCAGCTGTCACGTCTATTCAAATAGATAGTGTCATGCATGAATTCTCAACAATTGAAGGCGTCGTAGAAGATGTTACGTCCATCATTCTTAACATTAAGAAGCTAGCTTTAAAAATTTACTCCGACGAAGAAAAGACGCTTGAAATTGATGTGCAGGGAGAAGGAGTCGTTACAGCCGCTGATATTACCCATGATAGTGATGTTGAAATCTTAAACCCTGATTTATATATTGCTACATTAGGTAAAAACGCACACTTCCGTATGCGTATGTCAGCAGTGAGAGGCCGCGGTTATACACCGGCTGACCAAAATAAACGTGAAGACCATCCAATTGGGGTTATTCCAATTGACTCCATTTTCACACCGGTTCAACGTGTAAACTATCAGATTGAGAATACACGTGTTGGCCAAATGACAAACTATGACAAGCTTTCGCTTGATGTTTGGACAGATGGAAGCATTGGACCTAAGGAAGCTATTTCTCTAGGAGCAAAAATCTTAACTGAGCATTTAAATATATTCGTTGGTCTTACCGATGAAGCTCAAAATGCCGAAATCATGGTTGAAAAAGAAGAAGATCAGAAAGAAAAAGTTCTTGAAATGACGATTGAAGAATTAGATCTTTCCGTTCGTTCTTACAATTGCTTAAAACGTGCTGGAATCAATACTGTTCAGGAATTAGCTAATAAAACTGAAGAAGATATGATGAAAGTGCGCAACCTAGGTCGTAAGTCTTTAGAAGAGGTTAAAGCTAAGTTAGAAGAACTTGGTCTAGGCTTAAGAAAAGACGACTGA
- the rplQ gene encoding 50S ribosomal protein L17 produces MSYRKLGRTSAQRKALLRDLATDLIINERIETTEARAKELRSVVEKMITLGKRGDLHARRQASAYIRHEVANAETNQDAVQKLFADIAPRYAERQGGYTRIMKLGPRRGDGAPVVIIELV; encoded by the coding sequence ATGTCTTACAGAAAGTTAGGACGTACTAGTGCCCAACGTAAAGCGTTGCTTCGTGACTTAGCAACAGATCTAATCATCAACGAACGCATCGAAACAACTGAAGCTCGTGCGAAAGAATTACGTTCAGTTGTTGAAAAAATGATTACTCTTGGCAAACGCGGAGATTTACATGCCCGCCGTCAAGCTTCTGCATACATCCGCCACGAGGTAGCAAATGCAGAAACAAATCAAGATGCTGTTCAAAAATTATTTGCTGACATTGCTCCACGTTATGCAGAGCGCCAAGGTGGATACACTCGTATCATGAAACTTGGACCTCGTCGTGGTGACGGTGCTCCTGTAGTAATTATTGAATTAGTTTAA
- a CDS encoding energy-coupling factor ABC transporter ATP-binding protein, whose amino-acid sequence MKVKPLISLKGISFRYPDQESYALKDVNISVYEGEWLAIVGHNGSGKSTLAKILNGLQFPEEGSVFVDDIPLSEETIWDIRKRIGMVFQNPDNQFVGTTVQDDVAFGLENNGVPQAVMAKRVIESLEKVHMSSFLDQEPHHLSGGQKQRVAIAGVIALQPKVIILDEATSMLDPLGRAEVLETIRELKEEAGLSVISITHDLEEAAKADRIVVMNQGQVYKEGVPKDIFQMDKELVELGLDIPFSIKMTKALNVRGFGFSSIYLTDHELVDALWTLHSNK is encoded by the coding sequence ATGAAGGTGAAGCCGTTAATTTCTCTTAAAGGGATATCTTTTCGTTATCCTGACCAAGAGTCATATGCACTGAAGGATGTAAATATTTCAGTATATGAAGGTGAATGGTTAGCGATTGTCGGCCATAATGGTTCAGGAAAATCCACGCTGGCAAAAATTTTAAATGGGCTTCAATTCCCGGAAGAAGGCTCTGTTTTCGTGGATGACATTCCGTTATCAGAAGAGACGATATGGGATATTCGTAAACGGATTGGTATGGTATTTCAAAATCCCGATAATCAATTTGTCGGTACAACAGTACAGGATGATGTGGCTTTTGGTTTGGAAAACAACGGTGTGCCACAGGCCGTTATGGCAAAACGGGTAATAGAATCGTTGGAGAAAGTTCATATGTCCAGTTTTCTTGATCAAGAGCCGCACCATCTTTCCGGAGGGCAAAAGCAAAGAGTGGCTATAGCAGGTGTCATTGCTCTACAACCAAAAGTGATTATACTGGATGAAGCCACTTCTATGTTAGATCCTCTTGGGCGTGCTGAGGTTCTCGAAACGATTAGAGAACTGAAAGAAGAAGCAGGACTCTCGGTTATATCCATCACTCATGATCTTGAAGAGGCAGCTAAAGCTGACCGGATTGTGGTGATGAATCAAGGGCAGGTTTATAAAGAAGGTGTTCCAAAGGATATTTTTCAAATGGATAAGGAATTGGTTGAATTGGGGCTGGATATTCCTTTTTCTATTAAAATGACGAAAGCATTAAATGTGAGGGGCTTTGGCTTCTCTTCAATTTATTTGACAGATCATGAATTGGTGGATGCATTATGGACATTACACTCAAACAAGTAG
- a CDS encoding energy-coupling factor ABC transporter ATP-binding protein, translated as MDITLKQVEYKYQPNTPFERLALQDINLEIPSGTFLAVIGHTGSGKSTLLQHLNALVKPTNGTVQIGDRVVEAKRKEKHLRPIRQKVGIVFQFPEHQLFEETVEKDICFGPMNYGVPKEEAIERAKTLIHQVGLPEEVLSKSPFDLSGGQMRRVAIAGVLAMEPEVLVLDEPTAGLDPRGRREIMDMFYRIHKEKGLSTVLVTHSMEDAAHYADEIVIMHQGQIKRKGKPREIFSSAKELVALGLNVPDVVHFQYMVEQKLGRKLGKTCLSIEELADELKMTAMRGDLS; from the coding sequence ATGGACATTACACTCAAACAAGTAGAATACAAATATCAACCCAATACACCTTTTGAACGATTAGCCCTGCAAGATATTAACCTTGAGATCCCATCTGGAACCTTTTTAGCCGTCATTGGACATACAGGTTCAGGAAAGTCAACCTTGCTTCAGCATCTTAATGCTTTAGTTAAGCCAACCAATGGCACTGTCCAAATTGGTGACCGTGTGGTGGAAGCAAAGCGAAAAGAGAAGCATTTACGTCCTATCCGCCAAAAGGTAGGCATTGTATTCCAGTTTCCAGAGCACCAGTTATTTGAAGAAACAGTAGAAAAGGATATTTGTTTTGGCCCTATGAACTATGGTGTACCAAAAGAAGAAGCCATTGAAAGGGCAAAGACATTAATTCATCAGGTAGGACTCCCTGAAGAAGTTCTGTCCAAATCCCCGTTTGACCTGTCTGGAGGACAAATGAGAAGGGTTGCCATTGCCGGGGTATTGGCAATGGAGCCGGAAGTCCTTGTCCTGGATGAACCGACTGCTGGTTTAGATCCCCGTGGAAGACGGGAAATCATGGATATGTTTTACCGTATCCATAAGGAAAAAGGTCTGTCCACCGTTCTTGTGACACATAGCATGGAAGATGCTGCACATTACGCAGATGAGATTGTGATCATGCATCAAGGCCAAATTAAACGCAAGGGTAAGCCACGGGAGATTTTTTCTTCTGCAAAGGAACTGGTTGCTTTAGGATTAAATGTTCCGGATGTTGTTCATTTTCAATACATGGTAGAACAAAAGCTTGGAAGGAAGCTTGGGAAAACGTGCCTCAGCATTGAAGAATTAGCAGATGAACTGAAAATGACAGCTATGCGAGGTGATCTATCATGA
- a CDS encoding energy-coupling factor transporter transmembrane component T family protein — MMDKLIIGRYIPGDSMIHRLDPRAKLLFVFLYICIVFLADNAVTYGILIIFTLALILISGISFRFFFNGLKPILWLILFTLVLQLFLTRQGHVVFHYKFISIYDEGVRQGIFISIRFMLLIFLTSLLTLTTTPISLTDGLESLLNPFKKLRLPIHELALMMSISLRFIPTLMDETEKIMKAQMARGVDFSSGPIKERVQAIIPLLIPLFVSSFKRAEELAIAMEARGYQGGEGRTKYRLLSWRFSDTFSLVILVILTVLLIFFRK; from the coding sequence ATGATGGATAAATTGATTATCGGTCGTTATATCCCCGGTGATTCTATGATTCATCGATTGGATCCCCGTGCAAAGCTTCTTTTTGTTTTTCTCTATATCTGTATTGTATTTTTGGCCGACAATGCTGTCACATACGGTATTCTGATTATATTTACACTTGCTTTAATTTTGATATCGGGAATATCCTTCCGCTTCTTTTTTAATGGATTAAAGCCTATCTTATGGCTGATCCTGTTTACCCTTGTGCTGCAGTTATTCCTTACACGGCAAGGGCATGTGGTTTTTCATTATAAATTTATTTCTATTTATGATGAGGGGGTCCGCCAAGGGATCTTTATATCCATCCGGTTTATGCTGCTGATATTTTTAACTTCTTTGCTGACTCTTACAACAACACCGATTTCGTTGACAGACGGCCTGGAATCTTTATTGAATCCTTTTAAGAAGCTTCGTCTTCCTATCCATGAATTAGCACTGATGATGTCCATTTCCTTAAGGTTTATTCCTACATTAATGGACGAGACCGAAAAGATTATGAAGGCACAGATGGCAAGAGGAGTGGATTTTTCCAGCGGACCGATAAAAGAAAGGGTTCAAGCAATTATTCCACTGTTAATCCCTTTGTTTGTGAGCTCTTTTAAGCGTGCAGAGGAATTGGCCATTGCTATGGAGGCGAGGGGTTATCAGGGCGGAGAAGGAAGAACGAAATACCGTCTGCTTTCCTGGAGGTTTTCTGATACGTTTTCTCTCGTTATTTTAGTGATTCTGACGGTGTTATTAATCTTTTTTAGAAAGTAA
- the truA gene encoding tRNA pseudouridine(38-40) synthase TruA: protein MNRYKSVIAYDGSSFSGYQIQPNGRTVQGELEAALQKLHKGANVKVAASGRTDAGVHAIGQVIHFDSPLEIPEDKWPTALNGLLPNDISLQKTEKVHPDFHARFSAVGKEYRYKIYTSSYRSPFKHMYECHYPYALDLDAIKAAIPSLLGTHDYTSFCSAKTEVEDKVRTIHSIELIQKHDELEFIFKGNGFLYNMVRILMGTLLEVGTGKKSASDMGWILSQKNRIHAGKTAPAEGLYLWKVYYSSSNEEEEVI from the coding sequence ATGAATCGTTACAAAAGTGTGATTGCCTATGATGGGTCTAGTTTTTCCGGTTATCAAATACAGCCAAATGGACGAACTGTTCAGGGGGAGCTCGAAGCCGCTCTTCAAAAGCTTCATAAAGGAGCTAATGTGAAAGTCGCAGCTTCAGGCAGAACCGACGCGGGTGTGCATGCCATCGGGCAGGTTATACATTTTGATTCTCCTCTTGAAATACCGGAGGATAAATGGCCCACTGCGCTCAACGGATTGCTGCCGAATGACATTTCTCTGCAGAAAACCGAAAAAGTTCACCCTGATTTCCATGCGAGATTTTCTGCTGTAGGGAAGGAGTATCGCTATAAAATTTATACATCCTCCTATCGCAGCCCATTCAAGCACATGTATGAATGCCACTATCCGTATGCATTGGATTTAGATGCTATCAAGGCGGCTATTCCATCCTTACTCGGTACACATGATTATACAAGCTTTTGCTCTGCAAAAACCGAAGTAGAAGATAAGGTAAGAACGATACACAGCATTGAGCTTATTCAAAAGCACGACGAGCTGGAATTCATTTTTAAAGGAAATGGATTTCTTTATAACATGGTCCGCATTTTGATGGGAACATTGCTTGAGGTAGGAACAGGGAAAAAGAGTGCAAGTGATATGGGGTGGATTCTCTCTCAAAAAAATCGCATCCATGCAGGAAAAACGGCGCCAGCAGAAGGTCTATATTTATGGAAGGTATACTATTCTTCAAGTAATGAGGAAGAGGAAGTAATTTAA
- the rplM gene encoding 50S ribosomal protein L13: MRTTYMANANNIERKWYVVDAQGKTLGRLATEVASILRGKHKPTFTPHVDTGDHVIIINASGIELTGKKLTDKIYYRHTQFAGGLKTRTANEMRTNYPEKMLELAIKGMLPKGSLGRQQFKKLHVYAGAEHPHQAQQPEVYELRG, translated from the coding sequence ATGCGTACTACGTATATGGCTAATGCAAATAATATCGAGCGTAAATGGTATGTAGTAGATGCACAAGGCAAGACTTTAGGTCGCCTTGCAACTGAAGTTGCGTCTATTTTACGCGGTAAACATAAACCTACATTCACACCTCACGTTGACACTGGTGACCATGTAATCATCATCAATGCTTCTGGTATTGAATTAACAGGTAAAAAATTGACTGATAAGATCTACTACCGTCATACACAATTTGCGGGTGGTCTTAAAACTCGTACTGCTAACGAAATGCGTACAAACTATCCAGAAAAAATGCTTGAACTTGCTATCAAAGGCATGCTTCCAAAAGGCTCTCTTGGTCGCCAACAGTTCAAGAAATTACATGTATATGCTGGAGCAGAGCATCCACACCAAGCACAACAACCAGAAGTGTACGAACTTCGCGGATAA
- the rpsI gene encoding 30S ribosomal protein S9: MAQVQYYGTGRRKSSVARVRLVPGNGRIVINDREVDNYIPFAALIEVIKQPLNATETLGNYDVLVNVNGGGFTGQAGAIRHGIARALLQADPEYRGTLKRAGLLTRDARMKERKKYGLKGARRAPQFSKR, translated from the coding sequence TTGGCACAAGTACAATATTACGGAACAGGACGTCGTAAAAGTTCTGTTGCACGTGTTCGCTTAGTACCAGGTAACGGTCGTATCGTTATCAACGATCGTGAAGTAGACAACTACATTCCATTTGCAGCATTAATCGAAGTTATCAAACAACCGTTAAATGCAACGGAAACTCTTGGTAACTATGATGTATTAGTAAATGTTAACGGCGGCGGTTTCACTGGCCAAGCTGGAGCAATTCGTCACGGTATCGCTCGTGCGTTATTGCAAGCTGATCCTGAATACCGTGGAACACTTAAGCGCGCTGGATTATTAACTCGTGACGCTCGTATGAAAGAACGTAAAAAATACGGTCTTAAAGGCGCTCGTCGTGCACCTCAGTTCTCAAAACGTTAA
- a CDS encoding ArnT family glycosyltransferase — MAVLIAIFSYLVNRFLSAKSFLIILLAVGFGMRIVWIMMEKTPPASDFGVMYRSALKAVRGDFTFLHSPYYSSWVYQLGFTYYEALLLNLFGNQLFMLKLFNVFFSMGTTVLIYLIARKGLNECSARVAALLYTLYIPNVLYCSVLTNQYISTFMFILGIYFLIGKGLSEKYIWLWIGLALGMGNMMRPLGSFFLLGMGVFVFIYMILPFRKKESIYYIKRLAGVLLVYIIFQQLISFGFLQTGLSVKPLSNQEPYWKFTLGLNAHSNGTWNAEDQRYVNQFKVGQARNQAEKTLVQERLKDRKGVIRLFGNKFKAFWGKPDAGPYWAFRGLKQPILQLSLVIYERLMYIVSCLLIIGNVLLMKKENKLLPLLCIFAAGYAAVHLVIEIQTRYRFDILPVLFLLAGYGVYGFKQYIQDKLINRLN; from the coding sequence ATGGCTGTCCTTATAGCCATTTTCTCTTATCTTGTGAACCGTTTTTTATCTGCTAAGTCCTTTCTTATTATTCTTCTGGCAGTGGGGTTTGGGATGAGAATTGTGTGGATTATGATGGAGAAGACACCTCCTGCTTCCGACTTCGGGGTTATGTACAGAAGTGCTCTTAAAGCGGTAAGGGGAGATTTCACTTTTTTGCATAGCCCCTATTATTCCAGCTGGGTTTATCAGCTGGGGTTTACTTATTATGAAGCACTTCTGCTTAATCTTTTTGGGAACCAACTTTTTATGTTAAAGCTCTTTAATGTGTTTTTTAGTATGGGCACGACTGTTCTCATCTACTTGATCGCCAGAAAAGGGTTAAATGAATGCAGTGCCCGGGTGGCTGCCTTGCTTTACACTCTCTATATTCCGAATGTCCTTTATTGTTCTGTTTTAACTAATCAATACATTTCCACTTTTATGTTTATTCTGGGCATATATTTTTTAATTGGAAAAGGACTGTCTGAAAAGTACATCTGGTTATGGATCGGGTTAGCTTTAGGAATGGGAAATATGATGAGACCGCTGGGGAGCTTTTTTTTATTGGGAATGGGTGTATTTGTTTTTATATACATGATTCTCCCTTTTAGAAAAAAAGAGAGCATATATTATATAAAAAGGCTTGCTGGAGTATTGCTGGTTTATATTATCTTTCAACAGCTTATCAGCTTTGGCTTCCTTCAAACAGGCCTATCTGTTAAACCGCTCTCCAATCAGGAGCCGTATTGGAAATTTACACTTGGACTCAACGCTCATTCTAACGGGACCTGGAATGCTGAAGATCAAAGATATGTAAACCAGTTTAAGGTTGGTCAAGCCCGCAATCAGGCTGAAAAGACTCTTGTACAAGAAAGGTTAAAAGATAGAAAAGGGGTTATCCGTTTGTTTGGAAATAAGTTCAAAGCCTTTTGGGGCAAGCCGGATGCCGGACCATACTGGGCCTTCCGTGGACTAAAGCAGCCCATTCTTCAGCTAAGCTTAGTGATCTATGAGCGGCTCATGTACATCGTGTCCTGTCTGCTTATCATAGGGAATGTGCTATTAATGAAAAAAGAAAATAAACTATTACCATTGCTTTGTATTTTTGCTGCGGGCTATGCTGCCGTTCACCTGGTTATTGAAATTCAAACGAGGTATCGTTTTGATATCCTTCCTGTTCTATTTTTATTAGCGGGGTATGGAGTTTACGGTTTTAAACAGTATATACAGGATAAACTCATCAATCGGCTGAATTAG
- a CDS encoding YbaK family protein yields MNVITTLSAKRRERQMKYERSLLRELSIQSLKKSVQEHFGSQRIEGGVWLEQGIEEGCYDVAIEAFILGAQYSRFGHYGEPIDVIKKRCEKEFKHLTDTLFNFWLYWTFGEQNFIQESLFFACEQFVDKWWLEGYRQAEKRRKLRLH; encoded by the coding sequence ATGAATGTTATAACAACATTGTCAGCCAAGCGCAGAGAAAGGCAAATGAAATATGAGAGAAGCCTTTTGCGTGAACTCTCCATCCAGAGCTTGAAAAAAAGTGTTCAGGAGCATTTTGGTTCCCAGCGAATTGAAGGGGGAGTTTGGCTGGAGCAAGGCATTGAAGAAGGATGTTATGATGTGGCCATTGAAGCATTCATTTTAGGTGCACAATATTCCCGTTTCGGGCATTATGGCGAGCCAATTGATGTGATAAAAAAAAGGTGCGAGAAGGAATTCAAACACCTAACAGATACCTTGTTTAATTTTTGGCTTTATTGGACGTTTGGGGAACAAAATTTCATTCAGGAATCCTTATTTTTTGCATGTGAACAGTTTGTAGATAAATGGTGGTTAGAGGGATACCGCCAGGCTGAGAAGAGAAGAAAGCTCAGACTTCATTAA
- the cwlD gene encoding N-acetylmuramoyl-L-alanine amidase CwlD, which produces MKQKIKVFSFVLGVLLLFLILQFQFFHKDTWRSWSLPLSGKVIYLDPGHGGPDGGAGDQEALEKHIALSVAFKVRDYLQEQGAIVLMTRETDKDLADPKTRGYSRRKVEDLQKRLKMINSSKADLFISIHLNSIPGPQWKGAQTFFTPYFPENKRAATFIQDELIRNLENTDRTAKVLQNVYILKNAKKPGALVEIGFLSNQEERKNLMSVRYQEKVAASISHGITRYFTDEKSIK; this is translated from the coding sequence ATGAAACAAAAGATAAAAGTGTTTAGTTTTGTTTTAGGAGTACTCCTTCTTTTTTTAATTCTCCAATTTCAATTTTTCCATAAAGATACCTGGCGTTCCTGGAGCCTGCCGCTTTCAGGCAAGGTTATTTATTTGGATCCTGGTCATGGAGGGCCTGATGGAGGCGCCGGCGATCAGGAGGCGCTTGAAAAGCATATCGCATTATCAGTTGCCTTTAAAGTACGGGATTATTTGCAGGAGCAAGGTGCAATTGTCCTTATGACGAGGGAAACGGACAAAGACTTGGCAGATCCGAAAACAAGAGGCTATAGCAGAAGAAAGGTTGAGGATTTGCAAAAAAGACTGAAAATGATTAATTCTTCCAAGGCAGATTTATTTATCAGCATTCATTTGAACTCCATTCCAGGACCGCAATGGAAAGGAGCCCAAACCTTTTTCACTCCTTATTTTCCGGAGAATAAGCGGGCAGCAACGTTTATACAGGACGAATTAATACGAAATCTGGAGAATACCGATAGAACAGCGAAAGTACTTCAAAATGTTTATATATTAAAAAATGCTAAAAAGCCTGGAGCTTTAGTGGAAATTGGATTCTTATCCAATCAAGAGGAAAGAAAAAATCTGATGTCGGTGAGATATCAGGAGAAAGTAGCAGCATCGATTTCCCATGGAATCACTCGATATTTTACAGATGAAAAAAGCATTAAATAA
- a CDS encoding P-loop NTPase, translating to MLTEQKVLNLLKGLQDPFLHKTLEETNGIVEIKLKPEKEHVSVKIAIAKTGTGEQLQMQTNIVNILKNAGANTVGIRFAELPDEVLQKFRGSEPKQQGESLLSPDSKTKFLAIASGKGGVGKSTVSVNLAVALARLGKKVGLVDADIYGFSVPDMMGITQRPIVRGEKIIPVERMGVKVISMGFFVEDNAPVIWRGPMLGKMLNNFFSDVEWGELDYLLLDLPPGTGDVALDVHSMLPKCNEIIVTTPHPTAAFVAARAGAMALRTEHTILGVIENMSYFESELTQEKEYVFGQGGGKRLSEELQTVLLGQLPLQQPDWDENDFAPSIYGADHKLGKIYGDIAGKVVDLLANR from the coding sequence ATGTTAACTGAACAGAAGGTATTGAATTTGCTAAAAGGATTGCAGGATCCTTTCCTACATAAAACGTTAGAAGAAACGAATGGAATTGTTGAGATTAAATTAAAACCGGAGAAAGAACATGTAAGTGTGAAAATAGCCATTGCCAAAACAGGCACTGGGGAACAGCTTCAAATGCAAACAAACATTGTTAATATATTGAAAAATGCCGGAGCCAATACAGTAGGAATTCGATTTGCTGAACTTCCTGACGAGGTGCTTCAGAAATTCCGCGGTTCTGAACCGAAGCAGCAGGGGGAAAGCCTTTTATCTCCTGACAGCAAAACAAAATTTTTAGCGATTGCAAGCGGAAAGGGCGGGGTTGGAAAATCAACCGTATCTGTAAACCTTGCAGTGGCTCTTGCGCGTCTTGGAAAAAAAGTTGGCCTTGTTGATGCGGATATATACGGCTTTAGTGTTCCGGATATGATGGGGATTACACAAAGGCCCATTGTAAGAGGAGAAAAAATTATTCCTGTTGAGCGGATGGGTGTAAAAGTGATTTCAATGGGCTTCTTTGTAGAGGATAATGCACCTGTTATTTGGCGAGGCCCTATGCTTGGGAAAATGCTGAATAATTTCTTCTCGGATGTAGAGTGGGGAGAACTGGATTATCTTCTCCTGGATTTACCTCCTGGAACAGGTGATGTAGCCCTGGACGTTCACAGCATGCTTCCAAAATGCAACGAAATCATTGTCACTACTCCTCATCCAACGGCAGCATTTGTTGCAGCACGTGCAGGGGCTATGGCTTTAAGGACAGAACATACTATTTTGGGTGTTATCGAAAATATGTCTTATTTTGAAAGTGAATTGACGCAGGAAAAAGAGTATGTTTTTGGACAAGGCGGAGGAAAGAGATTATCTGAAGAGCTTCAGACCGTATTACTCGGACAGCTTCCATTGCAGCAGCCAGATTGGGATGAAAATGACTTTGCCCCTTCTATCTACGGGGCAGATCATAAGCTGGGTAAAATATACGGAGATATCGCTGGTAAAGTCGTTGATTTATTAGCCAATCGATAA
- the gerD gene encoding spore germination lipoprotein GerD yields the protein MKKKSALLLFTLVFILSACAGASSSGQPMDYDQTKKMMVDILKTDDGKKAIKDIMTDSQLKQELIMDQAVVTDTIKNTLTSEKGTEFWKKAFNDPKFSEAMAKGMKTENEALLKKLMKDPDYQKMMLDILKDPDYQKTMASLLKSKDYRQYLQSSILETVDSPLFKTKLEDAISKSAKKPSEEQGKTQSTQGGGQGGPSGG from the coding sequence ATGAAAAAAAAGTCAGCACTGCTCCTGTTCACCCTTGTTTTCATATTGTCAGCCTGTGCCGGCGCTTCTAGCTCAGGCCAGCCAATGGATTATGACCAGACAAAAAAAATGATGGTCGATATTCTTAAAACAGATGATGGAAAAAAAGCCATTAAGGATATAATGACTGACAGTCAATTGAAACAGGAATTGATTATGGATCAAGCAGTTGTTACTGATACCATTAAAAATACATTAACATCCGAAAAAGGCACTGAATTTTGGAAAAAGGCATTCAACGACCCTAAATTCAGCGAGGCCATGGCCAAAGGAATGAAGACAGAAAATGAAGCGCTTTTGAAGAAGCTAATGAAGGATCCTGATTACCAAAAAATGATGCTGGATATTCTTAAGGACCCTGACTATCAGAAAACGATGGCCAGTTTATTAAAAAGCAAAGATTATCGACAATATCTCCAGAGCTCGATTCTTGAAACTGTTGACAGTCCGTTGTTTAAAACAAAGCTGGAGGATGCCATTTCAAAATCGGCAAAAAAACCTAGCGAAGAACAAGGAAAGACCCAAAGCACACAAGGCGGCGGCCAAGGCGGACCAAGCGGCGGATAA
- a CDS encoding KinB-signaling pathway activation protein encodes MTSRNLVKFFLTTLVMGGLTTGVLGYILRWHEFAPYIAQGKILSAVLSFVWLVGVGFIFSLISQVGYFAYLTIHQFGLGISRSLALWNAIQIVFILFALFDLVYFRFEYFGHAQAAISSYLILPAFIVAAGLIVSTLKYKQSKNHTFIPALFFMIVFTIVELVPVLRVNKSSWVELMTLPLLLCNGYQMLILAKFLKRSEEERALSKLRYSVKQSGENPVHK; translated from the coding sequence TTGACTAGCCGAAACTTAGTGAAATTCTTTTTAACTACGTTGGTGATGGGTGGACTTACAACGGGGGTGTTGGGTTATATTTTGCGCTGGCACGAATTTGCGCCTTATATTGCCCAAGGGAAAATTTTATCTGCTGTGTTATCCTTTGTATGGCTGGTTGGTGTCGGGTTCATTTTCAGTCTGATTAGCCAGGTAGGGTATTTTGCCTATTTAACGATTCATCAATTTGGATTAGGCATCTCCCGTTCCCTTGCTCTTTGGAATGCCATTCAGATTGTCTTTATTCTTTTTGCGTTATTTGACCTGGTGTACTTTCGATTTGAGTACTTCGGTCATGCTCAAGCAGCCATTTCCTCTTATTTGATTTTGCCTGCTTTCATTGTTGCGGCTGGTTTGATTGTCTCTACGCTGAAATATAAGCAGTCCAAGAATCATACATTTATTCCTGCCCTTTTTTTTATGATTGTTTTTACTATAGTTGAACTGGTACCTGTGCTAAGGGTTAATAAGAGCAGCTGGGTTGAGCTGATGACTTTGCCTTTATTACTTTGCAATGGGTATCAAATGCTGATACTGGCAAAATTTTTAAAGCGCTCGGAGGAAGAAAGGGCGCTGTCAAAATTACGTTATTCCGTTAAACAATCCGGTGAAAACCCTGTTCATAAGTAA